A section of the Caballeronia sp. M1242 genome encodes:
- the ligA gene encoding NAD-dependent DNA ligase LigA, with amino-acid sequence MSAKTKAESAATAKSLAPVPSADRPEERAAWLRAELERANYAYYVLDQPDLPDAEYDTLFKELQGIEAAHPELVTPDSPTQRVGGQVAEGFAPVVHDVPMLSLNNGFADEDIAAFDKRVSDALGHAPVQYACELKFDGLAISLRYDDGRFVQASTRGDGATGEDVTANVRTIRSIPLTLKGANVPKRLDVRGEVLMFKRDFDRLNARQRDAGQREFANPRNAAAGSLRQLDPKMTAQRPLSFFAYGIGVLEGAEMPDTHAALLDWYREMGLPVNAERGVVDGAEGLLGFFRKTGEKRDKLPYDIDGVVYKVNRRDEQDKLGFVSRAPRFALAHKFPAQEALTQLVAIDVQVGRTGAITPVARLAPVFVGGATVTNATLHNEDEVRRKDIRIGDTVTVRRAGDVIPEVVGAILERRPADAREFVMPTECPVCGSKIERLPDEAVARCTGGLFCPAQRKQALWHFAQRRALDIDGLGEKIIDQLVEQNLVRTPADLFNLGFSTLAALDRFADKSAQNLLDSLEKARHTTLPRFIYALGIRHVGESTAKDLAKHFGSLDPIMAASVEQLLEVNDVGPVVAEAIHNFFSEAHNQHVIEQLRAKVSWPEGPPAPKAPQGALAGKTVVLTGTLPTLSREEAKEMLEAAGAKVAGSVSKKTDYVVAGAEAGSKLAKAEELGVPVVDEDGMKKLLEGVTP; translated from the coding sequence ATGTCCGCAAAAACGAAAGCCGAATCCGCCGCCACCGCCAAGTCGCTCGCGCCCGTGCCCAGCGCCGACCGGCCGGAGGAGCGCGCCGCGTGGCTGCGCGCGGAACTGGAGCGCGCGAACTACGCGTACTACGTGCTCGACCAGCCGGATTTGCCCGACGCCGAATACGACACGCTCTTCAAGGAATTGCAGGGCATCGAGGCGGCGCATCCGGAACTCGTCACGCCGGATTCGCCGACGCAGCGCGTGGGCGGTCAGGTCGCCGAGGGCTTCGCGCCGGTCGTCCACGACGTGCCGATGCTGTCGCTCAACAACGGCTTTGCGGACGAAGACATCGCCGCGTTCGACAAACGCGTGTCCGACGCGCTCGGCCATGCGCCGGTGCAGTACGCGTGCGAGCTGAAATTCGACGGGCTGGCAATCTCCTTGCGCTACGACGACGGCCGCTTCGTGCAGGCGTCGACGCGTGGCGACGGCGCGACCGGCGAGGACGTGACGGCCAACGTGCGGACCATCCGGTCGATCCCGCTGACGCTGAAAGGCGCGAACGTGCCGAAGCGTCTCGACGTGCGCGGTGAAGTGCTGATGTTCAAGCGCGACTTCGACCGCCTGAACGCCCGCCAGCGCGACGCCGGACAGCGCGAGTTCGCGAATCCGCGCAACGCGGCGGCGGGAAGCCTGCGCCAGCTCGACCCGAAAATGACGGCGCAGCGGCCGTTGTCGTTCTTCGCGTACGGCATCGGCGTGCTCGAAGGCGCCGAGATGCCCGACACGCACGCGGCGCTGCTCGACTGGTACCGTGAGATGGGGCTGCCGGTCAACGCCGAGCGCGGCGTGGTCGATGGCGCGGAAGGCTTGCTCGGTTTCTTCCGCAAGACCGGCGAGAAGCGCGACAAGCTGCCGTACGACATCGACGGCGTCGTGTACAAGGTCAACCGGCGCGACGAGCAGGACAAGCTCGGCTTCGTCTCGCGCGCGCCGCGCTTTGCGCTCGCCCACAAGTTCCCGGCGCAGGAGGCGCTGACGCAACTCGTGGCCATCGACGTGCAGGTCGGCAGAACGGGCGCGATCACGCCGGTGGCGCGGCTTGCGCCGGTGTTCGTCGGCGGCGCGACGGTGACCAACGCGACGCTGCATAACGAAGACGAAGTGCGCCGCAAGGACATCCGCATCGGCGATACGGTGACCGTTCGCCGCGCGGGTGACGTGATTCCGGAAGTCGTCGGCGCGATCCTGGAACGTCGTCCTGCCGACGCCCGCGAGTTCGTCATGCCGACGGAATGCCCGGTCTGCGGCTCGAAAATCGAGCGCCTGCCGGACGAAGCCGTGGCGCGCTGCACGGGCGGGCTTTTCTGTCCGGCGCAACGCAAGCAGGCGCTGTGGCATTTCGCGCAGCGCCGCGCGCTCGACATCGACGGTCTCGGCGAGAAGATCATCGATCAGTTGGTGGAGCAGAATCTCGTGCGCACGCCTGCGGATCTGTTCAATCTCGGCTTTTCGACGCTCGCGGCGCTCGACCGCTTCGCCGACAAGTCAGCGCAGAATCTGCTGGATTCGCTCGAGAAGGCGCGGCACACGACGCTGCCACGCTTCATCTATGCGCTCGGCATCCGGCATGTCGGCGAATCGACGGCGAAGGATCTCGCGAAGCACTTCGGGTCGCTGGATCCGATCATGGCGGCATCGGTCGAACAGTTGTTGGAGGTCAATGATGTCGGGCCGGTCGTCGCTGAAGCGATTCATAACTTCTTCAGCGAAGCGCACAACCAGCATGTGATCGAGCAGTTGCGCGCCAAGGTGTCGTGGCCGGAAGGGCCGCCCGCGCCGAAAGCGCCGCAGGGGGCGCTGGCCGGCAAGACGGTCGTGCTGACGGGCACGTTGCCCACGCTCTCGCGCGAGGAAGCAAAGGAAATGCTGGAGGCGGCCGGCGCGAAGGTGGCCGGTTCCGTCTCGAAAAAGACCGACTACGTGGTGGCGGGCGCCGAAGCGGGCAGCAAACTCGCGAAGGCGGAGGAACTCGGGGTTCCCGTCGTCGACGAAGACGGCATGAAGAAGCTATTGGAAGGAGTCACTCCATGA
- a CDS encoding cell division protein ZipA C-terminal FtsZ-binding domain-containing protein, whose product MDELTLGLIGAGAVVVGGVVVYNAWQSAKVRRKMPRPMPDEAADALARQETDDEQPFIEPVRPARREPVAGGGAGDAQEDARVEPSFGGVPVSTEAAAVTPAVAPADTPVDLQAEATSANGIADEPAVVEEDERSEPVMPAATTISSTPPAVVDRRIDCVVPIRLAAPVAGDRVIPLAQRLRRAGTKPVTIEGKAEGESTWELLRHGVRYEELRAAAQLANRSGPLNELEFSEFVTGVQRLADAIDGAPEFPDMMETVGMARELDAFAAQCDAQLSINILSDGAPWSANYVQAVASQDGLLLSRDGTRFVKLDAKQNPVFMLQFGDTNFLRDDLTYKGGQMITLVLDVPVADEDILPFRLMCDYAKSLSERIGARVVDDQRRPLPESALLAIEKQLMTLYAKLEQAGMPAGSPATRRLFSQ is encoded by the coding sequence ATGGACGAGTTGACACTCGGATTGATCGGAGCGGGAGCTGTCGTGGTCGGCGGCGTGGTGGTGTACAACGCGTGGCAGAGCGCGAAAGTGCGGCGCAAGATGCCGCGCCCGATGCCCGACGAAGCCGCCGATGCGCTCGCGCGCCAGGAAACCGACGACGAGCAGCCGTTCATCGAGCCGGTGCGCCCCGCGCGGCGCGAGCCCGTCGCGGGCGGCGGCGCGGGCGATGCGCAGGAAGACGCGCGCGTCGAACCCAGCTTTGGCGGCGTCCCTGTGTCGACCGAGGCTGCGGCGGTCACGCCTGCCGTCGCGCCGGCGGATACCCCCGTCGATCTTCAGGCGGAAGCGACCTCCGCGAACGGCATCGCCGATGAACCCGCGGTCGTCGAGGAAGACGAGCGCAGCGAGCCGGTCATGCCCGCCGCCACGACCATTTCGTCGACGCCGCCCGCTGTCGTCGACCGGCGCATCGACTGCGTGGTGCCGATCCGGCTCGCCGCGCCCGTGGCCGGCGACCGCGTGATTCCGCTCGCGCAGCGGCTGCGTCGCGCAGGCACGAAGCCCGTGACCATCGAAGGCAAGGCCGAAGGCGAGAGCACGTGGGAGCTGTTGCGCCACGGCGTGCGCTACGAGGAACTGCGCGCGGCCGCGCAACTCGCCAATCGCAGCGGTCCGCTGAACGAACTCGAGTTCTCGGAGTTCGTCACGGGCGTGCAGCGTCTCGCCGACGCCATCGACGGCGCGCCCGAGTTTCCCGACATGATGGAAACCGTCGGCATGGCGCGCGAGCTCGACGCGTTCGCCGCCCAGTGCGACGCGCAGCTGTCCATCAACATTCTCTCCGACGGCGCGCCGTGGTCCGCGAACTACGTGCAGGCGGTGGCCTCGCAGGACGGCTTGCTGCTGTCGCGCGACGGCACGCGCTTCGTCAAGCTGGACGCGAAGCAGAATCCGGTGTTCATGCTCCAGTTCGGCGACACCAATTTTTTGCGCGACGACCTCACGTACAAGGGCGGCCAGATGATTACGCTGGTGCTGGACGTGCCCGTCGCCGACGAAGACATCTTGCCGTTCCGCCTGATGTGCGATTACGCGAAGTCGCTGTCCGAGCGCATCGGGGCGCGCGTGGTCGACGATCAGCGTCGCCCGTTGCCGGAATCGGCGCTGCTCGCCATCGAGAAACAACTGATGACGCTGTACGCGAAGCTGGAGCAGGCGGGCATGCCGGCCGGTTCGCCCGCCACGCGCAGGTTGTTCAGCCAGTAA
- the def gene encoding peptide deformylase codes for MIREILKMGDPRLLRIAQPVEHFDTPELHTLVQDMFDTMRDANGAGLAAPQIGVDLQVVIFGFGHNERYPDAPPVPETVLINPIITPNGHDMEEGWEGCLSVPGLRGAVQRFSMIRYQGFDQYGNAIERLAEGFHARVVQHECDHLIGKLYPMRITDFSKFGFTEVLFPGLDPARDD; via the coding sequence ATGATCCGGGAAATTCTCAAGATGGGCGATCCGCGTCTTTTGCGTATCGCGCAGCCTGTCGAACACTTCGACACGCCGGAACTGCACACGCTCGTGCAGGACATGTTCGACACGATGCGCGACGCGAACGGCGCGGGACTCGCCGCGCCGCAGATCGGCGTCGATCTGCAGGTGGTCATCTTCGGCTTCGGCCACAACGAGCGTTATCCAGACGCGCCGCCCGTGCCGGAGACCGTGCTCATCAATCCGATCATCACGCCCAACGGGCACGACATGGAGGAGGGCTGGGAAGGGTGTCTTTCGGTGCCGGGCCTGCGCGGCGCGGTGCAGCGGTTCTCGATGATCCGCTACCAGGGCTTCGATCAGTACGGCAACGCGATCGAACGGCTCGCGGAGGGCTTTCATGCGCGCGTCGTGCAGCATGAGTGCGATCATCTGATCGGCAAGCTGTATCCGATGCGCATCACCGATTTTTCGAAGTTCGGCTTCACCGAAGTGCTTTTTCCGGGCCTCGACCCGGCGCGCGACGACTGA